From a single Drosophila sulfurigaster albostrigata strain 15112-1811.04 chromosome 3, ASM2355843v2, whole genome shotgun sequence genomic region:
- the LOC133844752 gene encoding patronin isoform X22, translated as MDAETQEIRQARQRASVKWLLSKAFNNRVPDNLKEPFYRDHENQERLKPQIVVELGNATLYCQTLSNLYSDPNYQSLNHWSILQTLARKGVAVVESSDMPITETVLIQTNPLRINAHMSVIESLMILYAKEISSGDRVTSALRRISGSSYQAPAGQTYEQALLAWISHACAALKKRIVKELESSVPDEIGTRLQTPDIPPVRDFQDLCDGICLALLISYYCPKVVPWTSVRINYLPAVEDSIHNILLVSSFSQKHLPYGVFHMTPEDITYMRGSMKLNLVLLLTDLFNLFEIHPAKCVCYPGMDGQDVIAKRTMGANEHGICHRRGLTMQPVTPIPDLRSDLDQPPVGSPSNRPPFQVPNTNSFSGGLNRRSTPPTEYQTMQSNHFDGNQAEAFVVHKSRGITTLSSMHSQHQQQQQQQHHHQQQQQQQHFQHQQQHQQLQQQQLQSQQEPLVPARLRQAKEKNNVESKADERGDFVAAGRPSNWEQSRRPSFAGRRSRRNSSSEDSQLTIENFGGSQDQINTLGRYERERDRERERKLSNTSVEPAVAVRSSIADARGTLQLGYDTDSGSEKQDRETEKYSMRRQASVDNVPTVSSHNLSNLSNAGSPLPMARNKQHSNERDYANAEHYNDARSTSGYDPESTPVRKSSTSSMPASPAAWQLEICDDDMRSLEHVNKLSSMRMKLEEKRRRIEQDKRKIEMAVMRHQEKEDLESCPDVLKWETMSNESKRTPDIDPADMDKYQAFNAPVSAYSSRPPSRDPYQQQQQQLHHPHQQQPMQMPPMQYVNEHGQYMSPPAHYMQPQSIYSDNGAPYNNHSPYGAPPPQPQYQQRNSVYDDYGQPANHFYLHESPPQPHPQRRTWAHSAAAAAYEQQQQQQQQHQHQQPLVDVNAWQSQKKLQQQQQQLQQQQQLQQNWPNRPPSSAGASQGFVLHQNGGSGAGGGGGGELQHLFQMQSSPQHGQRLHGGANGVQRQQSLTNLRDNRSPKGNMMQPQPMTLGQHEDMMAPQSICFIGDEEDVDELERNIIESMQSTRISDFVVQQQQRLHQQQQQQQQQQLPATHSGRGSSSEDYDSGELISNKLNITSGNLTYRIPSPSRPSIQANSFQDPRGSVGGGSGSGGSGEEQRPEKGFYISFDNDQPKRPKPPLRTKRSPKKEPGRDSVDNQVVLKRESLSQLHNINNSVGGGDEIKNASLARHSIHGIAAGLPSNANSAGNATYNKYTDEPPIQLRQMAAATAEPLGLERRHLEDLTNQPQQQPLSPTRLRAEQNAEAAKNKAIVIGADSTNLDPESVDEMERRKEKIMLLSLQRRQQQEEAKARKEIEASQKREKEREKEEERARKKEEQVARRAAILEQHRLKKAIEEAEREGKTLDRPDLHVKLQPQSSSASTPRLRQQRVTRPRPKTIHVDDASVDISEASSLSSRGKKGSSSNLTGYGQLSSNSMKRDYYRGSQDSLTVKESPDDYPSTSSTPIGRRGSYKTSREPAVERGRTLSRISVAKGSTLNFRGRKSNSLMNLCDTDSGLGRATPPRRAPSPGMAASGRHMPSPSGPGSLPPGLISKRRGFDDGSSDTMEYSGPKLYKQPAAKSNRGIILNAVEYCVFPGAVNREAKQKVLEKIARSEAKHFLVLFRDAGCQFRALYSYVPETDQVTKLYGTGPSQVDEVMFDKFFKYNSGGKCFSQVHTKHLTVTIDAFTIHNSLWQGKRVQLPSKKDMALVI; from the exons ATGGATGCCGAAACACAGGAAATACGACAG GCTCGTCAACGTGCTTCCGTCAAATGGCTGCTGTCGAAGGCGTTCAACAATCGCGTACCCGACAACCTGAAGGAGCCGTTCTATCGCGATCACGAGAACCAGGAACGCCTCAAGCCGCAGATCGTTGTTGAGCTGGGCAATGCGACGCTCTACTGTCAGACGTTGTCCAATCTCTACTCTGATCCCAACTACCAAAGCTTAAATCACTGGTCAATCTTACAGACGCTAGCGCGCAAGGGAGTCGCTGTGGTCGAGTCCTCGGACATGCCCATTACCGAAACGGTATTAATTCAAACGAATCCGTTGCGAATT AATGCACACATGTCTGTGATAGAATCGCTGATGATTCTGTATGCAAAGGAAATATCGTCGGGAGACCGCGTCACATCGGCCCTGCGAAG AATATCTGGCAGCAGTTATCAGGCGCCTGCTGGCCAAACTTACGAGCAAGCATTGCTTGCTTGGATATCGCATGCGTGCGCTGCGCTAAAGAAGCGCATCGTCAAGGAGCTGGAGTCAAGTGTGCCGGATGAAATC gGCACACGTCTGCAAACGCCGGATATACCGCCAGTGCGTGATTTTCAGGATCTGTGCGATGGCATTTGCCTGGCGCTGCTCATTTCCTACTATTGCCCCAAGGTGGTGCCGTGGACGAGTGTGCGCATCAACTATCTGCCCGCGGTGGAGGACTCCATACACAATATACTGCTCGTGAGCAGTTTTTCACAAAAGCATTTGCCATACGGCGTCTTCCACATGACGCCCGAGGACATCACCTACATGCGGGG CTCGATGAAACTGAATCTGGTCTTGCTGCTGACGGATTTGTTCAATCTGTTCGAAATACACCCGGCCAAATGTGTTTGCTACCCTGGCATGGATGGACAGG ATGTCATCGCCAAGCGCACCATGGGCGCCAATGAGCACGGAATCTGCCATCGACGGGGCCTCACAATGCAACCCGTAACGCCCATACCCGATTTACGCAGCGATCTTGACCAGCCGCCAGTTGGCTCGCCATCGAATCGGCCACCGTTTCAAG TTCCGAACACAAATTCATTTAGCGGCGGCTTAAATCGCAGATCAACTCCGCCCACCGAATATCAAACGATGCAATCAAATCACTTTGATGGCAATCAAGCTGAAG CGTTCGTCGTGCACAAGTCGCGTGGCATTACCACACTCTCATCCATGCACtcgcaacatcagcaacagcagcagcagcaacatcatcatcagcagcagcaacagcaacaacactttcagcaccagcaacagcatcaacaactgcagcagcaacagttgcagtcgcagcagGAGCCCTTGGTTCCAGCTCGGTTGCGTCAGGCTAAAGAAAAGAACAATGTCGAGTCGAAGGCAGACGAGAGAG GCGATTTTGTCGCTGCTGGTCGACCAAGTAACTGGGAACAGAGCCGACGTCCGAGCTTTGCAG GTCGCCGTTCACGAAGGAATTCCTCCAGCGAAGATTCGCAGCTGACGATTGAGAATTTTGGAGGCTCGCAGGATCAAATCAATACGCTGGGCAGATATGAACGTGAACGGGACAGGGAAAGGGAACGTAAGCTGTCTAACACAAGTGTGG AACCTGCTGTGGCAGTGCGTTCTTCGATTGCCGATGCGCGTGGCACACTGCAGCTGGGCTACGACACGGATTCAGGATCGGAGAAGCAGGATCGTGAAACGGAAAAGTATTCAATGCGTCGACAAGCAAG TGTCGACAATGTGCCCACGGTCTCGAGCCACAATCTGTCGAATTTATCAAATGCGGGTAGTCCGTTGCCCATGGCGCGTAATAAACAACATTCCAACGAAAGGGATTATGCGAATGCCGAGCACTACAACGATGCCAGATCAACGAGTGGCTACGATCCGGAGAGCACACCTGTACGCAAGTCCTCGACGAGCAGCATGCCCGCCAGTCCGGCTGCGTGGCAATTGGAGATTTGCGATGACGATATGCGTTCGCTGGAGCATGTCAACAAGCTGTCGTCGATGCGCATGAAACTTGAAGAGAAACGGCGACGTATCGAGCAGGATAAGCGTAAAATCGAAATGGCCGTGATGAGGCACCAAGAAAAg GAGGATTTGGAATCGTGTCCGGATGTCTTGAAGTGGGAGACCATGAGCAATGAGTCGAAGCGCACGCCGGACATTGATCCCGCTGACATGGACAAGTACCAG GCCTTCAATGCGCCCGTCAGCGCCTACAGTTCCCGTCCGCCCAGTCGCGATCCctaccagcaacagcagcagcagctccaccatccacaccagcagcagcccaTGCAAATGCCCCCGATGCAGTACGTCAACGAGCACGGCCAATACATGTCGCCACCTGCTCACTACATGCAACCCCAGAGCATCTACAGCGACAATGGTGCACCCTACAACAACCATTCGCCGTACGGAGCTCCACCGCCGCAGCCACAGTATCAGCAGCGGAACAGCGTCTACGATGACTACGGCCAGCCGGCGAATCACTTTTACCTGCACGAGTCTCCGCCCCAGCCACATCCTCAGCGACGTACTTGGGCGCActcggcggcagcagctgcctatgagcagcagcagcagcaacaacaacagcaccagcaTCAACAGCCCTTGGTGGATGTGAATGCCTGGCAAAGCCAGAAgaagttgcaacagcagcagcaacaactgcagcagcagcagcagcttcaacaAAACTGGCCAAATCGACCGCCCTCCAGCGCTGGCGCATCTCAGGGCTTTGTGCTGCATCAGAATGGTGGCAGCGGTGCtggaggcggcggtggcggtgagTTGCAGCATCTGTTTCAGATGCAATCATCGCCACAGCATGGCCAGCGTTTGCATGGTGGCGCCAATGGCGTGCAACGCCAACAATCGTTGACCAATCTTCGCGACAATCGCTCGCCCAAGGGCAACATGATGCAACCGCAGCCCATGACGTTGGGTCAGCATGAGGATATGATGGCGCCGCAGAGCATTTGCTTTATTGGCGACGAGGAGGATGTGGATGAGCTGGAGCGCAACATTATCGAGTCAATGCAGTCAACACGCATCTCTGATTTTGtggtgcagcaacagcagcggctgcatcagcagcagcaacaacagcagcagcaacagttgccggCGACGCACAGCGGACGCGGCAGCAGCTCAGAGGATTACGATAGCGGCGAGCTGATTTCCAATAAGCTAAACATCACCAGCGGCAATCTGACCTATCGCATACCCTCGCCTTCGCGACCCTCCATACAGGCCAACAGCTTTCAGGATCCACGCGGCAGTGTcggcggtggcagcggcagcggtggCAGTGGCGAGGAGCAGCGACCCGAGAAGGGCTTCTACATATCGTTCGACAACGATCAGCCGAAACGACCAAAGCCGCCGTTGCGCACCAAGCGCTCTCCCAAAAAGGAACCGGGTCGGGATAGTGTGGACAACCAAGTTGTCCTTAAACGTGAATCGCTAAGTCAACtgcacaacatcaacaactcGGTGGGCGGTGGTGATGAGATCAAGAACGCTTCCCTTGCCCGTCACAGCATCCATGGAATTGCCGCTGGCTTGCCATCGAATGCCAACAGTGCTGGCAACGCCACCTACAACAAGTACACGGATGAGCCGCCCATTCAACTGCGCCAGATGGCTGCAGCGACGGCCGAACCCTTGGGTCTGGAGCGTCGGCATCTTGAGGACCTCACCAatcagccgcagcaacaaccTCTGTCGCCCACTCGTCTGAGGGCCGAGCAAAATGCCGAGGCAGCCAAGAACAAGGCGATCGTCATTGGTGCGGATTCGACTAATCTGGATCCG GAATCTGTTGATGAAATGGAGCGTCGCAAGGAAAAGATTATGCTGCTCTCGCTGCAGCGTCGCCAGCAGCAAGAGGAGGCGAAGGCGCGCAAGGAGATTGAGGCATCACAGAAGCGTGAAAAGGAACGGGAAAAGGAGGAGGAACGTGCGCGCAAAAAGGAGGAGCAAGTGGCGCGACGAGCGGCCATATTGGAACAACATAGACTAAAGAAAGCCATCGAAGAGGCCGAGCGAGAA ggTAAAACCCTGGATCGGCCCGATCTACATGTTAAACTACAGCCGCAGAGTTCGAGTGCGTCCACGCCACGTCTTAGACAGCAGCGTGTCACACGACCACGGCCCAAAACCATCCACGTCGATGATGCTAGCGTGGACATTAGTGAGGCTTCAAGCCTATCCAGTCGGGGAAAGAAAGGCTCCAGTTCTAATCTAACTG GCTACGGTCAGCTAAGCTCAAATTCAATGAAAAGAGATTATTACCGGGGATCTCAAGACTCCCTAACTGTTAAAG AGTCCCCCGACGATTATCCCAGCACAAGTTCAACTCCGATTGGACGACGGGGATCATACAAAACTTCCAGAG AGCCAGCCGTCGAAAGGGGCCGCACCCTGTCGCGTATATCAGTTGCTAAGGGGAGCACACTTAATTTCCGTGGCCGAAAGTCCAATTCACTAATGAATTTGTGCG ACACAGATTCGGGATTGGGACGGGCAACTCCGCCGCGCCGCGCACCGTCACCAGGAATGGCGGCATCAGGTAGGCATATGCCATCTCCCTCTGGACCAGGCTCTTTGCCGCCAGGTTTGATATCGAAGCGTCGCGGATTTGATGATGGATCAAGTGATACCATGGAATACTCGG GTCCAAAACTGTATAAACAACCAGCGGCCAAATCGAATCGCGGCATTATACTGAATGCCGTTGAATACTGCGTTTTTCCGGGCGCCGTGAATCGCGAGGCGAAGCAGAAAGTGCTCGAGAAGATCGCACGCTCCGAGGCGAAACACTTCCTTGTACTCTTCCGTGATGCCGGCTGCCAATTCCGTGCCCTCTACAGCTATGTGCCCGAAACGGACCAAGTGACAAAGCTGTACGGCACGGGACCTAGTCAAGTCGACGAAGTCATGTTCGATAAGTTCTTCAA ATACAACTCAGGTGGCAAATGCTTCTCCCAGGTGCACACAAAGCATCTGACAGTCACGATAGACGCCTTCACAATACACAACTCGCTGTGGCAGGGCAAGCGGGTGCAGTTGCCCAGCAAGAAGGACATGGCACTTGTAATCTAA
- the LOC133844752 gene encoding patronin isoform X18: MDAETQEIRQARQRASVKWLLSKAFNNRVPDNLKEPFYRDHENQERLKPQIVVELGNATLYCQTLSNLYSDPNYQSLNHWSILQTLARKGVAVVESSDMPITETVLIQTNPLRINAHMSVIESLMILYAKEISSGDRVTSALRRISGSSYQAPAGQTYEQALLAWISHACAALKKRIVKELESSVPDEIGTRLQTPDIPPVRDFQDLCDGICLALLISYYCPKVVPWTSVRINYLPAVEDSIHNILLVSSFSQKHLPYGVFHMTPEDITYMRGSMKLNLVLLLTDLFNLFEIHPAKCVCYPGMDGQDVIAKRTMGANEHGICHRRGLTMQPVTPIPDLRSDLDQPPVGSPSNRPPFQVPNTNSFSGGLNRRSTPPTEYQTMQSNHFDGNQAEAFVVHKSRGITTLSSMHSQHQQQQQQQHHHQQQQQQQHFQHQQQHQQLQQQQLQSQQEPLVPARLRQAKEKNNVESKADERGDFVAAGRPSNWEQSRRPSFAGRRSRRNSSSEDSQLTIENFGGSQDQINTLGRYERERDRERERKLSNTSVEPAVAVRSSIADARGTLQLGYDTDSGSEKQDRETEKYSMRRQASVDNVPTVSSHNLSNLSNAGSPLPMARNKQHSNERDYANAEHYNDARSTSGYDPESTPVRKSSTSSMPASPAAWQLEICDDDMRSLEHVNKLSSMRMKLEEKRRRIEQDKRKIEMAVMRHQEKEDLESCPDVLKWETMSNESKRTPDIDPADMDKYQQSIAIMNMNLQDIQQDIHRLATQQSQMQAQHLQAQQLMQAQQIANMLNQQQTYGSQQHLADHHYQQRPMQQSFGSSPHLPQAFNAPVSAYSSRPPSRDPYQQQQQQLHHPHQQQPMQMPPMQYVNEHGQYMSPPAHYMQPQSIYSDNGAPYNNHSPYGAPPPQPQYQQRNSVYDDYGQPANHFYLHESPPQPHPQRRTWAHSAAAAAYEQQQQQQQQHQHQQPLVDVNAWQSQKKLQQQQQQLQQQQQLQQNWPNRPPSSAGASQGFVLHQNGGSGAGGGGGGELQHLFQMQSSPQHGQRLHGGANGVQRQQSLTNLRDNRSPKGNMMQPQPMTLGQHEDMMAPQSICFIGDEEDVDELERNIIESMQSTRISDFVVQQQQRLHQQQQQQQQQQLPATHSGRGSSSEDYDSGELISNKLNITSGNLTYRIPSPSRPSIQANSFQDPRGSVGGGSGSGGSGEEQRPEKGFYISFDNDQPKRPKPPLRTKRSPKKEPGRDSVDNQVVLKRESLSQLHNINNSVGGGDEIKNASLARHSIHGIAAGLPSNANSAGNATYNKYTDEPPIQLRQMAAATAEPLGLERRHLEDLTNQPQQQPLSPTRLRAEQNAEAAKNKAIVIGADSTNLDPESVDEMERRKEKIMLLSLQRRQQQEEAKARKEIEASQKREKEREKEEERARKKEEQVARRAAILEQHRLKKAIEEAEREGKTLDRPDLHVKLQPQSSSASTPRLRQQRVTRPRPKTIHVDDASVDISEASSLSSRGKKGSSSNLTESPDDYPSTSSTPIGRRGSYKTSRDSGLGRATPPRRAPSPGMAASGRHMPSPSGPGSLPPGLISKRRGFDDGSSDTMEYSGPKLYKQPAAKSNRGIILNAVEYCVFPGAVNREAKQKVLEKIARSEAKHFLVLFRDAGCQFRALYSYVPETDQVTKLYGTGPSQVDEVMFDKFFKYNSGGKCFSQVHTKHLTVTIDAFTIHNSLWQGKRVQLPSKKDMALVI, translated from the exons ATGGATGCCGAAACACAGGAAATACGACAG GCTCGTCAACGTGCTTCCGTCAAATGGCTGCTGTCGAAGGCGTTCAACAATCGCGTACCCGACAACCTGAAGGAGCCGTTCTATCGCGATCACGAGAACCAGGAACGCCTCAAGCCGCAGATCGTTGTTGAGCTGGGCAATGCGACGCTCTACTGTCAGACGTTGTCCAATCTCTACTCTGATCCCAACTACCAAAGCTTAAATCACTGGTCAATCTTACAGACGCTAGCGCGCAAGGGAGTCGCTGTGGTCGAGTCCTCGGACATGCCCATTACCGAAACGGTATTAATTCAAACGAATCCGTTGCGAATT AATGCACACATGTCTGTGATAGAATCGCTGATGATTCTGTATGCAAAGGAAATATCGTCGGGAGACCGCGTCACATCGGCCCTGCGAAG AATATCTGGCAGCAGTTATCAGGCGCCTGCTGGCCAAACTTACGAGCAAGCATTGCTTGCTTGGATATCGCATGCGTGCGCTGCGCTAAAGAAGCGCATCGTCAAGGAGCTGGAGTCAAGTGTGCCGGATGAAATC gGCACACGTCTGCAAACGCCGGATATACCGCCAGTGCGTGATTTTCAGGATCTGTGCGATGGCATTTGCCTGGCGCTGCTCATTTCCTACTATTGCCCCAAGGTGGTGCCGTGGACGAGTGTGCGCATCAACTATCTGCCCGCGGTGGAGGACTCCATACACAATATACTGCTCGTGAGCAGTTTTTCACAAAAGCATTTGCCATACGGCGTCTTCCACATGACGCCCGAGGACATCACCTACATGCGGGG CTCGATGAAACTGAATCTGGTCTTGCTGCTGACGGATTTGTTCAATCTGTTCGAAATACACCCGGCCAAATGTGTTTGCTACCCTGGCATGGATGGACAGG ATGTCATCGCCAAGCGCACCATGGGCGCCAATGAGCACGGAATCTGCCATCGACGGGGCCTCACAATGCAACCCGTAACGCCCATACCCGATTTACGCAGCGATCTTGACCAGCCGCCAGTTGGCTCGCCATCGAATCGGCCACCGTTTCAAG TTCCGAACACAAATTCATTTAGCGGCGGCTTAAATCGCAGATCAACTCCGCCCACCGAATATCAAACGATGCAATCAAATCACTTTGATGGCAATCAAGCTGAAG CGTTCGTCGTGCACAAGTCGCGTGGCATTACCACACTCTCATCCATGCACtcgcaacatcagcaacagcagcagcagcaacatcatcatcagcagcagcaacagcaacaacactttcagcaccagcaacagcatcaacaactgcagcagcaacagttgcagtcgcagcagGAGCCCTTGGTTCCAGCTCGGTTGCGTCAGGCTAAAGAAAAGAACAATGTCGAGTCGAAGGCAGACGAGAGAG GCGATTTTGTCGCTGCTGGTCGACCAAGTAACTGGGAACAGAGCCGACGTCCGAGCTTTGCAG GTCGCCGTTCACGAAGGAATTCCTCCAGCGAAGATTCGCAGCTGACGATTGAGAATTTTGGAGGCTCGCAGGATCAAATCAATACGCTGGGCAGATATGAACGTGAACGGGACAGGGAAAGGGAACGTAAGCTGTCTAACACAAGTGTGG AACCTGCTGTGGCAGTGCGTTCTTCGATTGCCGATGCGCGTGGCACACTGCAGCTGGGCTACGACACGGATTCAGGATCGGAGAAGCAGGATCGTGAAACGGAAAAGTATTCAATGCGTCGACAAGCAAG TGTCGACAATGTGCCCACGGTCTCGAGCCACAATCTGTCGAATTTATCAAATGCGGGTAGTCCGTTGCCCATGGCGCGTAATAAACAACATTCCAACGAAAGGGATTATGCGAATGCCGAGCACTACAACGATGCCAGATCAACGAGTGGCTACGATCCGGAGAGCACACCTGTACGCAAGTCCTCGACGAGCAGCATGCCCGCCAGTCCGGCTGCGTGGCAATTGGAGATTTGCGATGACGATATGCGTTCGCTGGAGCATGTCAACAAGCTGTCGTCGATGCGCATGAAACTTGAAGAGAAACGGCGACGTATCGAGCAGGATAAGCGTAAAATCGAAATGGCCGTGATGAGGCACCAAGAAAAg GAGGATTTGGAATCGTGTCCGGATGTCTTGAAGTGGGAGACCATGAGCAATGAGTCGAAGCGCACGCCGGACATTGATCCCGCTGACATGGACAAGTACCAG CAAAGCATCGCCATTATGAACATGAATCTGCAGGATATCCAACAGGATATCCATCGGCTGGCCACGCAGCAGAGCCAAATGCAGGCGCAGCATCTGCAAGCGCAGCAGCTGATGCAGGCACAGCAAATAGCCAACATGCTGAATCAG CAACAAACCTATGGCTCGCAACAACACTTGGCTGATCATCATTACCAGCAACGTCCCATGCAGCAAAGCTTTGGCTCATCACCGCATCTTCCGCAGGCCTTCAATGCGCCCGTCAGCGCCTACAGTTCCCGTCCGCCCAGTCGCGATCCctaccagcaacagcagcagcagctccaccatccacaccagcagcagcccaTGCAAATGCCCCCGATGCAGTACGTCAACGAGCACGGCCAATACATGTCGCCACCTGCTCACTACATGCAACCCCAGAGCATCTACAGCGACAATGGTGCACCCTACAACAACCATTCGCCGTACGGAGCTCCACCGCCGCAGCCACAGTATCAGCAGCGGAACAGCGTCTACGATGACTACGGCCAGCCGGCGAATCACTTTTACCTGCACGAGTCTCCGCCCCAGCCACATCCTCAGCGACGTACTTGGGCGCActcggcggcagcagctgcctatgagcagcagcagcagcaacaacaacagcaccagcaTCAACAGCCCTTGGTGGATGTGAATGCCTGGCAAAGCCAGAAgaagttgcaacagcagcagcaacaactgcagcagcagcagcagcttcaacaAAACTGGCCAAATCGACCGCCCTCCAGCGCTGGCGCATCTCAGGGCTTTGTGCTGCATCAGAATGGTGGCAGCGGTGCtggaggcggcggtggcggtgagTTGCAGCATCTGTTTCAGATGCAATCATCGCCACAGCATGGCCAGCGTTTGCATGGTGGCGCCAATGGCGTGCAACGCCAACAATCGTTGACCAATCTTCGCGACAATCGCTCGCCCAAGGGCAACATGATGCAACCGCAGCCCATGACGTTGGGTCAGCATGAGGATATGATGGCGCCGCAGAGCATTTGCTTTATTGGCGACGAGGAGGATGTGGATGAGCTGGAGCGCAACATTATCGAGTCAATGCAGTCAACACGCATCTCTGATTTTGtggtgcagcaacagcagcggctgcatcagcagcagcaacaacagcagcagcaacagttgccggCGACGCACAGCGGACGCGGCAGCAGCTCAGAGGATTACGATAGCGGCGAGCTGATTTCCAATAAGCTAAACATCACCAGCGGCAATCTGACCTATCGCATACCCTCGCCTTCGCGACCCTCCATACAGGCCAACAGCTTTCAGGATCCACGCGGCAGTGTcggcggtggcagcggcagcggtggCAGTGGCGAGGAGCAGCGACCCGAGAAGGGCTTCTACATATCGTTCGACAACGATCAGCCGAAACGACCAAAGCCGCCGTTGCGCACCAAGCGCTCTCCCAAAAAGGAACCGGGTCGGGATAGTGTGGACAACCAAGTTGTCCTTAAACGTGAATCGCTAAGTCAACtgcacaacatcaacaactcGGTGGGCGGTGGTGATGAGATCAAGAACGCTTCCCTTGCCCGTCACAGCATCCATGGAATTGCCGCTGGCTTGCCATCGAATGCCAACAGTGCTGGCAACGCCACCTACAACAAGTACACGGATGAGCCGCCCATTCAACTGCGCCAGATGGCTGCAGCGACGGCCGAACCCTTGGGTCTGGAGCGTCGGCATCTTGAGGACCTCACCAatcagccgcagcaacaaccTCTGTCGCCCACTCGTCTGAGGGCCGAGCAAAATGCCGAGGCAGCCAAGAACAAGGCGATCGTCATTGGTGCGGATTCGACTAATCTGGATCCG GAATCTGTTGATGAAATGGAGCGTCGCAAGGAAAAGATTATGCTGCTCTCGCTGCAGCGTCGCCAGCAGCAAGAGGAGGCGAAGGCGCGCAAGGAGATTGAGGCATCACAGAAGCGTGAAAAGGAACGGGAAAAGGAGGAGGAACGTGCGCGCAAAAAGGAGGAGCAAGTGGCGCGACGAGCGGCCATATTGGAACAACATAGACTAAAGAAAGCCATCGAAGAGGCCGAGCGAGAA ggTAAAACCCTGGATCGGCCCGATCTACATGTTAAACTACAGCCGCAGAGTTCGAGTGCGTCCACGCCACGTCTTAGACAGCAGCGTGTCACACGACCACGGCCCAAAACCATCCACGTCGATGATGCTAGCGTGGACATTAGTGAGGCTTCAAGCCTATCCAGTCGGGGAAAGAAAGGCTCCAGTTCTAATCTAACTG AGTCCCCCGACGATTATCCCAGCACAAGTTCAACTCCGATTGGACGACGGGGATCATACAAAACTTCCAGAG ATTCGGGATTGGGACGGGCAACTCCGCCGCGCCGCGCACCGTCACCAGGAATGGCGGCATCAGGTAGGCATATGCCATCTCCCTCTGGACCAGGCTCTTTGCCGCCAGGTTTGATATCGAAGCGTCGCGGATTTGATGATGGATCAAGTGATACCATGGAATACTCGG GTCCAAAACTGTATAAACAACCAGCGGCCAAATCGAATCGCGGCATTATACTGAATGCCGTTGAATACTGCGTTTTTCCGGGCGCCGTGAATCGCGAGGCGAAGCAGAAAGTGCTCGAGAAGATCGCACGCTCCGAGGCGAAACACTTCCTTGTACTCTTCCGTGATGCCGGCTGCCAATTCCGTGCCCTCTACAGCTATGTGCCCGAAACGGACCAAGTGACAAAGCTGTACGGCACGGGACCTAGTCAAGTCGACGAAGTCATGTTCGATAAGTTCTTCAA ATACAACTCAGGTGGCAAATGCTTCTCCCAGGTGCACACAAAGCATCTGACAGTCACGATAGACGCCTTCACAATACACAACTCGCTGTGGCAGGGCAAGCGGGTGCAGTTGCCCAGCAAGAAGGACATGGCACTTGTAATCTAA